From Pseudomonas sp. stari2, a single genomic window includes:
- a CDS encoding glycosyltransferase family 4 protein, whose amino-acid sequence MIKVLHFFKTYYPETMGGIEQVIFQIAQGGASHGFSSQVLYLSERGSARNETVGNHLTHRSKLDLHVASTGFSLSAFKDFSELAKEADVVHYHFPWPYMDLLHFASRHGKPSVVSYHSDIVKQKTLLKLYEPLMSRFLSSVDCIVASSPNYAQSSPVLTRFRDKVEIIPYGLDATTYPVATPQKLADWRVRVGEKFFLFVGALRYYKGLDYLLEAARITGLPVVLLGGGHQESELKEQASRLGLTNVHFLGGLGDDDKAALLTLCHGFVFPSHLRSESFGISLLEAAMYGKPLISCEIGSGTTFINLANETGLVVPPRDSTALAGAMNTLWNNDELAREMGQRALCRYRDVFSADEMAKAYADLYRKVCKAV is encoded by the coding sequence ATGATCAAGGTCCTGCACTTTTTCAAAACCTATTACCCGGAAACCATGGGTGGTATCGAACAGGTTATTTTTCAGATTGCCCAAGGTGGTGCCAGCCACGGTTTTTCTTCGCAGGTTCTTTATCTCAGCGAGCGAGGCTCGGCGCGAAACGAAACGGTAGGCAATCACCTGACTCACCGCTCGAAACTTGATCTACATGTGGCTTCGACTGGCTTTTCGTTGTCGGCCTTCAAGGATTTTTCCGAGCTGGCCAAAGAAGCGGATGTGGTGCACTACCACTTTCCTTGGCCCTATATGGATCTGCTTCATTTTGCCAGTCGGCATGGCAAGCCTTCGGTGGTCAGCTATCACTCGGATATCGTCAAGCAAAAGACGCTGCTCAAACTATATGAGCCGTTGATGAGCCGGTTTCTGTCCAGCGTGGATTGCATCGTTGCCTCTTCACCGAACTATGCGCAAAGCAGCCCGGTGCTGACCCGGTTCCGCGATAAAGTCGAAATCATCCCGTATGGGTTGGACGCGACAACCTATCCAGTCGCAACGCCGCAAAAACTCGCGGATTGGCGAGTCAGGGTTGGCGAGAAATTCTTTTTGTTTGTCGGTGCCCTGCGTTATTACAAGGGCCTCGACTATCTGCTTGAGGCGGCGCGGATTACCGGGTTGCCGGTCGTTCTTCTGGGAGGAGGGCACCAGGAGAGCGAACTGAAGGAGCAAGCTTCACGCCTCGGCCTGACCAATGTGCACTTTCTGGGCGGATTGGGTGATGACGACAAGGCCGCGTTGCTGACGTTATGCCATGGATTTGTATTCCCGTCGCATCTTCGCTCGGAGTCGTTCGGTATTTCGTTGCTCGAGGCGGCGATGTACGGAAAACCGCTTATTTCCTGTGAAATCGGTTCCGGTACCACGTTTATCAATCTTGCGAATGAAACCGGCCTCGTAGTCCCGCCGCGCGACTCCACGGCGCTGGCCGGCGCAATGAATACACTCTGGAACAACGATGAGTTGGCTCGCGAGATGGGGCAACGTGCTCTGTGTCGTTACAGGGATGTGTTTTCAGCCGATGAGATGGCCAAGGCCTATGCCGACTTGTACCGGAAGGTTTGCAAGGCAGTCTGA
- a CDS encoding acyltransferase family protein codes for MTMSATQNQSVVSPVSRNQTRHIGYRPDIDGLRAIAVLSVLFFHAFPALLRGGFVGVDIFFVISGYLISRVIITTLDQGTFSVADFYSRRIRRIFPALFTVLAVCLAFGWSTMLADDLTLLAKHVLGGATFVSNFILWGEADYFDKASELKPLLHLWSLGIEEQFYVIWPLLFWAVWRMRIPLLPIVAIVGVLSFVLNIIGVHEHATATFYSPLSRGWELVVGAVLACFGSGSCLRADRYGRSMKKIAQVFDRQQTRTVISVIGMLFIVYAVFRINSTLPFPGKWALFPVIGAALIIVAGPGAWMNRALLSNRVMTFIGLISFPLYLWHWPLLTFARSAYPEGVPWLVRLGLLAGSAFLATLTYVYIERPFRSGSSKRFSVLVLCALMCVAGVLAGIVFKSGGFPSRYPQIIQRATEYDLDGYRAGLRNLVCFMDVGQEATQYAPECVDKGDKPLWVLWGDSDAAAIYSGLRGLADRSGQFRLAQFTSSSCPPIVGFQGKNPACKSNNQWTIDKVRELVPDTVILAGMWPRYDKTLLSATVKQIQDAGSRRVILLGPTPAWKDTPSRIAFNLWSHDPLHRIPSERLDYEKYGMGQEQEVNGELDTGTDAAERDLRILAQESGALYISVAQKMCNEEGCLMRETASSGDAFYLDIVHLTRHGSDFVARAIARELGVTDR; via the coding sequence ATGACGATGAGCGCAACTCAAAACCAATCCGTAGTCTCTCCCGTTTCGCGTAATCAAACCCGTCATATTGGATACCGGCCCGATATCGATGGGCTTCGGGCCATCGCTGTTTTGTCTGTATTGTTTTTTCACGCCTTCCCTGCGCTGTTGCGGGGCGGTTTTGTAGGGGTGGACATATTCTTTGTCATCTCCGGTTACCTGATATCCAGGGTCATCATCACGACGCTGGATCAGGGTACGTTCAGCGTTGCTGACTTTTATTCCCGGCGCATCCGACGCATTTTTCCCGCGCTATTTACCGTATTGGCCGTATGTTTGGCTTTCGGCTGGAGCACGATGCTTGCCGATGACCTGACGCTGCTGGCAAAACATGTTCTTGGTGGTGCCACTTTTGTCTCAAACTTCATTTTGTGGGGTGAGGCCGATTATTTTGACAAGGCATCAGAGCTCAAGCCTCTGCTTCATCTGTGGTCACTGGGGATAGAAGAGCAGTTCTATGTCATATGGCCGCTCTTGTTTTGGGCTGTCTGGCGAATGCGAATTCCGCTGTTGCCAATTGTTGCCATTGTTGGAGTCTTATCCTTTGTACTGAACATCATCGGAGTGCATGAGCACGCAACCGCAACTTTCTATTCGCCGCTTTCTCGAGGGTGGGAGCTTGTCGTTGGTGCGGTGTTGGCTTGCTTCGGGTCGGGCTCGTGTTTGAGAGCTGACAGGTACGGCCGATCAATGAAAAAGATTGCACAGGTATTTGATCGGCAGCAGACGCGAACTGTAATTTCAGTTATTGGAATGCTGTTCATTGTCTATGCAGTTTTCCGCATCAATAGCACATTACCTTTTCCCGGCAAGTGGGCACTTTTTCCGGTTATTGGTGCCGCACTCATTATTGTGGCTGGCCCTGGTGCCTGGATGAATCGAGCCCTGCTGAGCAACCGTGTGATGACGTTTATCGGGCTGATCAGCTTCCCGCTTTATCTATGGCATTGGCCATTGCTGACGTTTGCCAGGAGTGCCTATCCGGAAGGTGTGCCTTGGCTGGTGCGTTTAGGTCTTCTGGCTGGCAGTGCTTTTCTCGCGACTCTTACATACGTTTATATCGAGCGTCCATTTCGTTCGGGCTCCAGTAAGCGTTTCAGTGTCCTCGTTCTTTGTGCATTGATGTGCGTGGCGGGTGTATTGGCAGGCATCGTTTTCAAATCTGGCGGCTTTCCTTCCCGGTACCCGCAAATCATCCAGCGTGCGACCGAATATGATCTCGACGGCTACCGCGCAGGTCTTCGTAACCTCGTCTGTTTCATGGATGTCGGGCAAGAAGCGACCCAGTACGCTCCTGAGTGCGTAGACAAGGGTGACAAGCCGTTGTGGGTGTTGTGGGGAGATTCCGATGCCGCCGCCATATATTCGGGGTTGCGTGGGCTTGCGGATCGCTCCGGACAATTCCGGCTGGCACAATTCACATCTTCGTCATGCCCGCCGATAGTCGGATTTCAGGGAAAGAATCCGGCGTGCAAATCAAACAATCAGTGGACCATCGATAAGGTTCGCGAGCTGGTGCCTGATACTGTGATTCTTGCTGGCATGTGGCCGCGATATGACAAGACGCTTTTGTCAGCGACCGTCAAACAGATTCAGGATGCCGGGAGTCGTAGAGTGATTCTCCTGGGGCCTACGCCTGCCTGGAAAGACACGCCTTCTCGTATTGCCTTCAACTTGTGGAGTCATGATCCGTTGCATCGTATTCCATCAGAGCGGTTGGACTACGAGAAGTATGGAATGGGTCAGGAGCAGGAGGTGAATGGTGAGCTGGACACTGGAACCGACGCTGCGGAAAGGGATTTGAGAATTTTGGCGCAGGAGTCAGGCGCCCTTTACATTTCAGTGGCTCAGAAAATGTGTAACGAGGAGGGTTGTCTCATGAGAGAGACGGCATCGAGTGGTGATGCTTTTTATCTCGACATCGTTCACTTGACCCGTCACGGCTCGGATTTCGTCGCGCGAGCGATCGCTCGGGAGTTGGGTGTCACAGATCGCTGA